Part of the Hippoglossus stenolepis isolate QCI-W04-F060 chromosome 4, HSTE1.2, whole genome shotgun sequence genome is shown below.
GAGGTCACTTGAGAGACGTGAGGTGGTGCATCACTGACTCTGCATCAATAATCTTAATATCCTATAATTTGTGATGTGCCATTATTTTTCTAATCTTGGGATGTTGGCATGTTTAACATTATAGAGATAAATTCTCCTTATGTTCATGATGCAGCTCGACTTTAAAATAGATTAGGTTTTTAGAACTCCTGTTCTCTGAGCCCAGCTTCAGAGTCTTGTTTTTTGTACAGGATTATTGTTGGTAAAGTCAGTTCACCTGAAAATGATAAATCTTTCTATCAAGTGAATTTTAAACTAAATGTCTTGTTCCTTATAATAATTAATCAGATATAAATATCTATTGAAAAAATATCAGCTTTCATTTTGTCCCTGCCCTATTCCAGGTGTGGTGCAGCACCTACACAATGGGCAGCTCCTCCATCAAGCCTACAAGCACCACAATCTTCTCCCCTCCAATTGGACGCCTCGCCAGTTGTGGGTGGAGACCACAGGTAAGAGTAGGACTCTCCAGAGCGGACTGGCCTTCCTCTACGGCTTCCTCCCGGATTTTGATTGGACGAAGCTGACCATGCGTCACCAGTGGAGCACGTTATTCTGCGGCTCGGCCTGTGACTGCCCCGCCAGGAACAGATACCTCGAGGAGGAGCAGAAGCGGCAGTATCGTCTGCGGGTGGCCGATACCGAGCTGGAGAGGAATTACGCCGACATGGCGCGGACTTTGGGTCTGCCTACCCGCCAGCTCAGAGCTGCTAACCCTATAGACTCCCTGCTGTGCCACCTGTGCCACGGCCTGTCTTTCCCATGTGTTCGCATGGCGGAGAGCGGCAGTGGTGGATGTCTGACAATGGCACAGTTTGCTGTGATTCGTCGGCAGCAGTTAGATGATGAGGTGGATCGGAGAAGAGTGGGGCTGTACCATAAATATGCCATACTGGCTATGTACCCCTACCTGAACCGAACGGCTGCCAAGATGGAGCGTGTTGCCAAGAGCAGCGAGGCTGGAAGACAGCCTCGAGCAGGCGGCGAGGAGGTCTTCACCGTCTCTTCAGCTCATGACGTCACCATGGCCCCGCTGCTGAGCGCCCTCGGCCTGGAGGAGGCCAGGTTCCCACGTTTCGCAGCCAGAGTGGTGTTTGAACTGTGGAAGAGTCCCCCAACAATGCAAGGGCAGCTGAAAAAGAAAGCTGGCAAAGCAAAAGATGGGGAACTGTTCATCAGGGTGCTGTACAACGGCGAGGATGTAACATTTCATACCACCTTCTGTCGCTCCCACAACCATCATGCCGGCCAGCCCCTCTGCCCTCTGAAGAAATTCCTGTCTTTTGTCAGGAGAGACATGTTCAGTATTTTCAACGCC
Proteins encoded:
- the pxylp1 gene encoding 2-phosphoxylose phosphatase 1 isoform X1, with product MLARNRFILLVVVGGAALAVISLSLQFLNLIPITPIVEERPFQAEDGGHGVALGKSRKRVFPVPHTQEPNPISEAYGYCNTPNHTEQAWEGHSPADYKLLSVQVMIRHGDRYPLYYIPKTKRPAIDCTLSPSRRPSHPLLNAFISHMGQGSRGHWESSLGSAPRLPNHSVCEMGELTQTGVVQHLHNGQLLHQAYKHHNLLPSNWTPRQLWVETTGKSRTLQSGLAFLYGFLPDFDWTKLTMRHQWSTLFCGSACDCPARNRYLEEEQKRQYRLRVADTELERNYADMARTLGLPTRQLRAANPIDSLLCHLCHGLSFPCVRMAESGSGGCLTMAQFAVIRRQQLDDEVDRRRVGLYHKYAILAMYPYLNRTAAKMERVAKSSEAGRQPRAGGEEVFTVSSAHDVTMAPLLSALGLEEARFPRFAARVVFELWKSPPTMQGQLKKKAGKAKDGELFIRVLYNGEDVTFHTTFCRSHNHHAGQPLCPLKKFLSFVRRDMFSIFNATTYQGACYRRPG
- the pxylp1 gene encoding 2-phosphoxylose phosphatase 1 isoform X2 yields the protein MVSAVAAHLFLSLVSVNLIPITPIVEERPFQAEDGGHGVALGKSRKRVFPVPHTQEPNPISEAYGYCNTPNHTEQAWEGHSPADYKLLSVQVMIRHGDRYPLYYIPKTKRPAIDCTLSPSRRPSHPLLNAFISHMGQGSRGHWESSLGSAPRLPNHSVCEMGELTQTGVVQHLHNGQLLHQAYKHHNLLPSNWTPRQLWVETTGKSRTLQSGLAFLYGFLPDFDWTKLTMRHQWSTLFCGSACDCPARNRYLEEEQKRQYRLRVADTELERNYADMARTLGLPTRQLRAANPIDSLLCHLCHGLSFPCVRMAESGSGGCLTMAQFAVIRRQQLDDEVDRRRVGLYHKYAILAMYPYLNRTAAKMERVAKSSEAGRQPRAGGEEVFTVSSAHDVTMAPLLSALGLEEARFPRFAARVVFELWKSPPTMQGQLKKKAGKAKDGELFIRVLYNGEDVTFHTTFCRSHNHHAGQPLCPLKKFLSFVRRDMFSIFNATTYQGACYRRPG